The Armatimonadota bacterium genome window below encodes:
- a CDS encoding PQQ-binding-like beta-propeller repeat protein yields the protein MRILTLILGLMLANTAAGAAGSDMKQDPITTITTLKTQVPDTLIVENGVARAEIVVPDVSEYRELGKQVQDAVKSATGAELAVRTDSEVASKYGVLEATPSKSIVLLGNMETSNLASLLYARKLICEDALYPGKGGYTVRTINDPWGNGANVILLGGSDLDGVSRAVEAFGASMPRGSTMGYSCALRIVLGAELAARFKDLVTEPTDAEIAEQIKAADKAFRAGAHTGVMPYITNAGAWYLRTGRDGYARLFREMVFLAHDLYKQNLGTYGGPWGMDADFRFADFIATWDSVEESPALSDDDRLRIVNIILEYIRYWESYWSITPVLTPGLRNNHTTFTSLGFMFAADYFAKYYDLPQASHWTALADGCFQSQARSFKPQEDSNSYQWITLNHMMTYALARPDPSYITSGNARIGADLAIMTMDNLGYQVSFGDVGSFHGGNIEMYLWRSLAAMERDGRYMWAYLKGNEVRPNAGMSAYQNSVEPSEPRDLLGVKWLPTDPMFYAHHNGSGTVPQKHTFEKISFRTSFDVEKPYLLLDGISGCGHGHSDGNSVLRFSDKGRIWLADCDYIKSQPKYHNMITVYRDGQSFPLPTFSEREIVADLGRVAFTRTTTPGCSGADWSRNILWDKGDTFVFMDKIEAKVADEFSVRCFWQALGQPEMDGSSLTVKQNGPAMTIHNLDGSRLRTWDDPVIGKNWSAYKQAEPIIRVLQQIKTKRMDAAESICFMNVVSTQKEGAPPVEAERVSDTSILLGSGRDRSLVGIGSGSKEIAPGISTDGAMYWLNGGCIAVGQATMLALSNRTVFSTDNPVSVELEPGGRVTVSTDEPATTRIAAGKDGLRLGGKHMKGKTDGGLTSVFIPAGRSVIEGAALPAAFAIKFPRPKPAERPSAATATDNVKKLMRSGGFRAAVGTEKLVCLASDTDGVCVGSDTGRVYAVSADGTAGWTFDADSEIKALWISKLAKDEPKRIAVGTAGSTVYLLDENGNQLWKQELPYYKRDAKVVYFSSADLWGDGNRALIAGSENWHHYAFDSKGAQLWKYESVHASTAGTPTDLDGDGREEYIAGTEYYWWHGVSPTGERLWQYRTPTGPRATCVVAGRIMKDAAPTVLFGGADGNIHAVDADGTSKWRFNTGDEITGIALCDLDGDGLPEIVAGSLSFSVCAVSGDGRRVWRRDIEEPVRALVAADMDGDGRDEICVGGEDGRIVVLDREGRVTAEWRASSGVKALSVISGARDKLACITADGTLTVLGDH from the coding sequence ATGAGGATTCTTACCCTGATACTCGGGCTGATGCTTGCGAATACAGCCGCCGGAGCCGCGGGGAGCGACATGAAACAAGACCCGATCACCACCATAACGACATTGAAGACGCAAGTGCCCGACACGCTGATCGTGGAGAACGGCGTCGCGAGGGCGGAGATCGTCGTGCCGGATGTATCGGAATATCGGGAACTTGGGAAACAGGTCCAGGACGCGGTGAAGTCTGCGACGGGAGCCGAGCTTGCGGTCCGCACGGACTCGGAAGTCGCCAGCAAGTACGGCGTACTCGAGGCGACGCCTTCGAAAAGCATTGTCCTGCTCGGCAATATGGAGACGAGCAATCTCGCGTCGCTGCTCTACGCACGTAAGCTCATCTGCGAGGACGCACTCTACCCCGGCAAGGGCGGATATACTGTCCGCACGATCAACGACCCGTGGGGCAACGGGGCAAACGTCATCCTTCTCGGCGGGAGCGATCTCGACGGCGTGTCGCGTGCGGTCGAGGCGTTCGGCGCCTCGATGCCGAGGGGCTCAACAATGGGGTATTCCTGCGCGCTGAGAATCGTCTTGGGCGCCGAGTTGGCGGCGCGGTTCAAGGACCTGGTGACCGAGCCGACGGACGCGGAGATCGCAGAGCAGATCAAGGCCGCCGACAAGGCGTTCCGCGCAGGGGCTCATACAGGTGTCATGCCTTACATCACAAATGCGGGAGCATGGTATCTCCGCACGGGACGCGACGGGTATGCCAGGCTGTTTCGCGAGATGGTTTTTCTCGCTCACGACCTCTACAAGCAGAACCTCGGCACGTACGGCGGTCCCTGGGGCATGGACGCGGACTTCAGATTTGCTGACTTCATCGCAACGTGGGACAGCGTGGAGGAATCGCCGGCACTCAGCGACGATGATCGTCTGAGGATTGTCAACATTATCCTCGAGTACATCCGGTACTGGGAGAGCTACTGGAGCATCACTCCCGTTCTCACGCCCGGACTGCGGAACAACCATACAACGTTCACAAGCCTTGGCTTCATGTTCGCGGCAGACTACTTCGCAAAGTATTACGATCTCCCGCAGGCGTCACACTGGACCGCCCTGGCCGACGGGTGCTTCCAGTCGCAGGCCAGGTCGTTCAAGCCCCAGGAGGACTCGAACAGCTACCAGTGGATAACGCTGAACCACATGATGACCTATGCCCTGGCACGCCCGGACCCATCCTATATCACCTCCGGCAATGCGCGGATCGGCGCGGACCTTGCGATCATGACGATGGACAACCTGGGATACCAGGTCAGCTTCGGCGACGTCGGATCGTTCCATGGAGGAAACATAGAGATGTACCTTTGGCGTTCGCTCGCCGCTATGGAGCGCGACGGGCGGTACATGTGGGCCTATCTGAAGGGTAACGAGGTGAGGCCGAACGCGGGCATGAGCGCTTACCAGAACTCCGTCGAGCCGTCCGAGCCTCGAGACCTGCTTGGAGTCAAGTGGCTTCCCACCGATCCGATGTTCTACGCGCATCACAACGGAAGCGGGACCGTCCCACAGAAACACACCTTCGAGAAGATCTCATTCCGTACCTCTTTCGACGTGGAGAAGCCATACCTGCTCCTCGACGGGATCAGCGGCTGCGGGCACGGACACAGCGACGGCAACTCCGTGCTGAGGTTCAGCGACAAGGGGCGCATCTGGCTCGCCGACTGCGACTACATCAAGTCACAGCCGAAGTACCACAACATGATCACCGTCTACCGCGACGGGCAGTCGTTCCCATTGCCGACGTTCTCCGAGCGCGAGATCGTCGCCGACCTCGGTCGAGTCGCGTTCACACGCACCACGACGCCCGGGTGTTCCGGCGCGGACTGGAGCCGGAACATCCTCTGGGACAAGGGTGACACGTTCGTCTTCATGGACAAGATCGAGGCGAAGGTTGCCGACGAGTTCAGTGTGCGCTGCTTCTGGCAGGCGCTGGGCCAGCCGGAGATGGACGGCAGCAGCCTCACCGTGAAGCAGAACGGTCCCGCCATGACGATCCACAACCTGGACGGTTCGCGCCTTCGAACATGGGACGACCCCGTCATCGGCAAGAACTGGTCTGCCTACAAACAGGCCGAACCGATCATCCGGGTCCTGCAGCAGATCAAGACCAAGCGAATGGACGCCGCCGAGAGCATCTGCTTCATGAACGTCGTCTCGACGCAGAAAGAGGGTGCACCGCCGGTAGAAGCGGAGCGGGTCAGCGACACTTCGATACTGCTTGGCAGCGGGAGAGACCGCTCTCTCGTCGGCATAGGGTCGGGGAGTAAGGAGATCGCGCCAGGCATCTCCACCGACGGCGCCATGTACTGGCTGAACGGTGGCTGCATTGCAGTCGGGCAAGCCACGATGCTCGCTCTCAGCAATCGGACTGTGTTCAGTACCGACAACCCGGTCTCGGTGGAACTAGAGCCGGGTGGACGCGTTACCGTCTCCACGGACGAGCCGGCAACGACCAGGATCGCTGCGGGAAAAGACGGACTTCGCCTCGGCGGCAAGCACATGAAGGGCAAGACCGACGGCGGTCTGACCAGCGTGTTCATCCCCGCAGGCAGGAGCGTGATCGAGGGCGCAGCTCTCCCAGCGGCGTTCGCCATCAAGTTCCCGAGGCCGAAGCCGGCGGAACGGCCGTCGGCCGCGACCGCGACGGACAACGTCAAGAAGCTCATGAGGAGCGGCGGATTCCGTGCGGCGGTCGGTACCGAGAAGCTCGTCTGTCTCGCGTCGGACACGGACGGCGTCTGTGTCGGGAGTGACACAGGCAGGGTGTATGCCGTCTCCGCCGATGGGACAGCGGGTTGGACGTTCGACGCGGACAGCGAGATCAAGGCCCTCTGGATCAGCAAACTGGCGAAAGATGAACCGAAGAGGATCGCTGTGGGAACCGCCGGCTCGACAGTCTACCTGCTCGACGAGAACGGCAATCAGCTCTGGAAGCAGGAACTGCCGTACTACAAACGCGACGCGAAGGTCGTTTACTTCTCATCTGCGGATCTCTGGGGCGACGGCAACCGGGCCCTGATCGCAGGTTCGGAGAACTGGCACCATTACGCATTTGACTCGAAGGGGGCGCAGCTCTGGAAGTACGAGAGCGTCCATGCGTCGACCGCCGGCACACCAACGGACCTCGACGGGGACGGCAGGGAGGAGTACATCGCGGGGACGGAATACTACTGGTGGCACGGCGTGAGCCCGACGGGTGAGCGGCTCTGGCAGTACCGAACCCCGACCGGCCCGCGCGCGACCTGCGTGGTCGCCGGCAGGATCATGAAGGATGCGGCGCCGACGGTTCTCTTCGGAGGTGCGGACGGCAACATCCACGCCGTCGATGCGGACGGCACTTCGAAATGGCGTTTCAACACCGGAGACGAGATAACGGGAATCGCTCTCTGCGACCTAGACGGCGACGGGCTACCGGAGATCGTCGCCGGGTCGCTCAGCTTCAGCGTCTGCGCGGTTTCCGGCGACGGCAGGCGCGTCTGGCGAAGGGATATCGAAGAGCCGGTGAGAGCACTCGTAGCGGCTGATATGGACGGTGACGGCAGAGATGAGATATGCGTTGGTGGGGAGGACGGCAGGATTGTCGTGCTGGACAGGGAGGGCCGCGTGACTGCCGAGTGGCGCGCGAGCAGCGGAGTGAAGGCCTTGTCCGTGATATCCGGGGCGCGCGACAAGCTCGCGTGCATCACGGCGGACGGGACTCTAACGGTGCTGGGAGATCATTGA
- a CDS encoding STAS domain-containing protein: protein MDVQSVPGTPAAVKVCGEVDLSNVGRMIEALDVAVSQSPTGVLVDLCDVTYIDSAGIQAVISAYQRLRTQDGVLALCLSNPDVQAIFRLIHPELLPGFVVTNDLDAARQALAVNDRPAGQ, encoded by the coding sequence ATGGATGTTCAGTCAGTACCGGGCACCCCGGCGGCGGTCAAGGTCTGCGGCGAAGTGGACCTCAGCAACGTCGGCAGGATGATCGAGGCGCTCGACGTTGCGGTCTCCCAATCGCCTACAGGCGTGCTCGTGGACCTGTGCGACGTCACTTACATTGACAGCGCCGGCATACAGGCGGTCATATCGGCCTATCAGCGCCTGCGGACTCAGGACGGCGTACTGGCGCTCTGCCTTTCGAACCCGGATGTTCAAGCGATCTTCCGCCTGATTCACCCCGAACTGCTGCCCGGTTTCGTAGTGACCAACGATCTCGATGCGGCGCGGCAGGCGCTTGCAGTGAACGATCGCCCCGCAGGTCAATGA
- a CDS encoding PAS domain-containing protein translates to MTREASGSLPLAADALRRAFQGQEWPAWIAYAASLVIPAGLTAALLLINRFLPLAHFPVFYFLTTTAVAYWFGLGPALLAFAASFVLFSGLFAEMRVEWWPIASTEEGWASLVALLLGSGAGVAGALMVRRSRRKAHRLALRVMESDERIRNIFESITDAFFAVDTEWRLTYVNAEAGLALGREPDDLIGRSFWEEFPEVSGTPIRANLMAAMEGHVRASFEEYYPPFAKWFEIHAYPSAEGLSVYFRDVTERKAAADALHEVENQRVDFYRRTLLAATGGKLLTMDRSDIETLAGYPEECWAITTAADLGRIRREVSDSCEAAGLDEERLSRFSICLGEALTNALKHAGGGTATLHRVAGRVIVLVSDEGPGIGELNLPEVALAPGYSTAGTLGMGYKVMISFADRVYLYTGPDGTVVGLEMELVPAGDHPGLPSNSCGAVW, encoded by the coding sequence ATGACGCGAGAAGCATCGGGCAGTCTGCCCTTGGCTGCCGATGCATTGAGGCGTGCGTTTCAGGGGCAGGAATGGCCGGCGTGGATAGCATATGCAGCATCGCTTGTGATACCGGCTGGTCTCACTGCCGCGCTTCTCCTGATCAACCGGTTCTTGCCCCTAGCGCATTTTCCGGTCTTCTACTTCCTGACTACCACGGCCGTCGCGTACTGGTTCGGTCTGGGTCCGGCCTTGCTCGCCTTTGCAGCTTCATTTGTACTTTTCAGCGGGCTCTTCGCGGAAATGCGCGTCGAATGGTGGCCGATCGCTTCAACCGAGGAAGGCTGGGCGAGTCTGGTGGCGCTCCTTCTGGGAAGCGGGGCAGGTGTTGCCGGTGCGCTGATGGTTCGCCGTTCGCGCAGGAAGGCGCACAGGTTGGCGCTGAGGGTCATGGAGTCGGACGAGCGGATCAGGAACATATTCGAGAGCATCACGGATGCCTTCTTTGCCGTTGATACCGAGTGGCGGTTGACTTACGTAAATGCCGAGGCCGGACTGGCGCTAGGTCGAGAGCCCGATGATCTGATCGGGCGCAGCTTCTGGGAAGAGTTCCCGGAGGTCTCGGGCACCCCGATACGAGCAAATCTTATGGCTGCCATGGAAGGGCACGTCAGGGCTTCATTCGAGGAATACTATCCTCCGTTCGCGAAATGGTTCGAGATTCATGCATACCCGTCCGCCGAGGGTCTCTCTGTCTACTTCCGTGACGTGACTGAGCGCAAGGCGGCCGCCGACGCACTGCACGAGGTCGAGAATCAGCGGGTGGATTTCTACCGGCGGACGCTACTCGCGGCGACCGGCGGGAAGCTCCTCACGATGGATCGGAGCGACATCGAGACTCTCGCCGGCTACCCGGAGGAGTGCTGGGCGATCACGACGGCGGCCGATCTCGGGCGGATAAGGCGCGAGGTATCGGACTCATGCGAGGCGGCCGGGCTGGATGAAGAGAGACTGTCGCGTTTCTCGATATGCCTGGGCGAGGCGCTGACTAACGCGCTGAAGCACGCGGGTGGAGGCACGGCGACTCTGCACCGGGTTGCGGGCCGGGTGATAGTCCTCGTGTCCGACGAGGGGCCTGGCATCGGCGAACTGAACCTGCCTGAGGTCGCGTTGGCCCCCGGGTACTCTACGGCGGGTACTCTTGGTATGGGCTACAAGGTGATGATCTCTTTCGCCGACAGGGTCTATCTCTATACCGGCCCCGACGGGACGGTGGTGGGGCTTGAGATGGAGCTTGTGCCGGCGGGCGACCATCCCGGACTACCCAGCAACAGTTGCGGCGCCGTGTGGTGA
- a CDS encoding SpoIIE family protein phosphatase encodes MQGTILIVGDAASIGRAGLDPDDIARVEVVSSLPEAIDRHHAGGCERVIVDPSALDGSTFQILARAPVMAEAPGRKRRRASDKVRAEAIRHAAELEALFSSITDAAIFVDTEGEVLLANSAARAYFEAPDGEDFSKCVEKCRFETMSGRPMSRREEATSRALAGETLRDVRYRLISPSGLERAISVSASAVSDSRGRVVGAATIFRDISERFEIERRRDELYQREHRIAQILQQALIPPKVPERIGDYAFAVQYKSALEEASVGGDFYDIYSLAHGRIAVLIGDVAGKGLEAAIRVAAARYSIRSYVYLDPRPGRVMTLANRALCRDRLEQSGMLTAFFAVIDSRIGAVSYSNAGHERPLLITADGDWRSIRLPGLPLGISESIEYPEDSLRLNPGDRIVLVTDGITEARCRGSRMFGVEGLLECVSRKLESSIQELAAAIMDSAREHADGRLQDDSAVVVVEQCSGELQKTSK; translated from the coding sequence ATGCAGGGTACGATTCTGATCGTAGGCGACGCGGCAAGCATCGGCCGCGCGGGTCTCGATCCTGATGACATTGCCAGGGTCGAGGTCGTCTCATCCTTGCCGGAAGCTATAGATAGGCACCATGCCGGTGGATGCGAGAGGGTCATAGTGGACCCGTCCGCCCTGGACGGTTCGACGTTTCAGATACTGGCTAGGGCGCCGGTAATGGCGGAGGCTCCCGGCAGGAAGCGCAGACGTGCTTCCGACAAAGTGCGCGCGGAGGCGATCAGGCACGCTGCGGAACTGGAAGCGCTTTTTTCGAGCATCACGGACGCGGCGATCTTCGTGGACACCGAGGGTGAGGTGCTGCTTGCGAACTCCGCCGCTCGCGCATATTTCGAGGCCCCGGATGGCGAGGACTTCTCGAAGTGCGTTGAGAAGTGTCGTTTCGAGACGATGTCGGGCCGGCCGATGTCCAGGCGGGAGGAAGCGACTTCTCGAGCGCTCGCCGGGGAAACGCTGCGCGACGTGAGGTACAGGCTGATCAGCCCGTCCGGGCTCGAAAGAGCGATAAGCGTCAGCGCGTCGGCGGTCAGCGACTCGCGGGGTCGCGTGGTTGGCGCGGCGACGATATTCCGCGACATCAGCGAGCGGTTCGAGATTGAGCGTAGGCGCGATGAGCTCTATCAACGCGAGCACCGAATAGCGCAGATACTGCAGCAGGCGCTGATACCTCCAAAGGTACCCGAGCGCATCGGTGACTACGCGTTTGCGGTTCAGTACAAGTCCGCCCTGGAGGAGGCGTCCGTCGGCGGCGATTTCTACGACATATACTCGCTCGCCCATGGGCGAATCGCGGTGTTGATAGGCGACGTTGCGGGCAAGGGACTCGAGGCCGCGATACGGGTCGCGGCGGCCCGATACTCCATCCGGAGCTACGTCTACCTCGATCCCCGTCCCGGGCGTGTGATGACGCTGGCGAACAGGGCGCTCTGCAGGGACAGGCTTGAGCAGTCCGGGATGCTGACCGCCTTCTTCGCGGTTATAGACAGCCGCATCGGTGCCGTGTCGTACTCGAACGCGGGCCACGAGCGGCCGCTGTTGATCACCGCCGACGGTGATTGGCGGTCGATCAGGCTTCCCGGGCTTCCGCTGGGCATATCGGAGAGCATCGAGTACCCCGAGGACAGCCTTCGCCTCAACCCGGGCGACAGGATCGTTCTGGTGACGGATGGGATCACGGAAGCAAGATGCCGGGGATCGCGAATGTTCGGGGTGGAGGGGCTGCTCGAGTGTGTCAGCCGGAAACTCGAATCAAGCATACAGGAACTCGCTGCCGCGATAATGGACTCGGCGCGGGAGCATGCCGACGGGAGGCTGCAGGACGATTCGGCGGTTGTCGTCGTCGAGCAGTGCTCTGGTGAGTTGCAGAAGACCAGTAAGTGA
- a CDS encoding Gfo/Idh/MocA family oxidoreductase: MDRLRIGMIGCGTVACYGHLPALASLSDVVELVAISDLDEACLRELSQTYGLDAVYADYHDLLARDDIEAVGIAVPLSAHHPVVMDAAAAGKHVLAEKPIAPTVELGSEMVAAMEKAGKLFAINFELRHSGAIPEMKRLLDSGAIGELKVIRCVGNWMGGRWAGEDRYEMLITEGLGPIVDCGIHYFDLARWLSRSEYAEIHARGTYVEDWPNPDHVIATCRMENGVLVLNENGWAYTHNTPCHEANLRYDLIGTEGMLSQVDWQCSIEGCEDRKELSVYTKGECRRIPVEGKSKAFDTMYTLFAESVRAGELRGLPSGADGVAALAAALEALRQAR, encoded by the coding sequence ATGGATAGACTGCGTATCGGCATGATCGGCTGCGGCACCGTGGCGTGTTACGGCCATCTTCCCGCGCTCGCCTCGCTCTCCGATGTGGTGGAACTCGTCGCGATCTCCGACCTCGATGAGGCCTGCCTCCGGGAACTTAGCCAGACCTACGGTCTCGATGCCGTCTATGCCGATTACCACGACCTCCTGGCCCGCGATGACATCGAGGCCGTCGGCATAGCTGTGCCCCTCTCCGCTCACCATCCTGTCGTGATGGATGCCGCCGCCGCCGGTAAGCACGTCTTAGCCGAGAAGCCTATCGCGCCGACCGTCGAGTTGGGAAGTGAGATGGTCGCAGCGATGGAGAAGGCAGGGAAACTCTTCGCCATCAACTTCGAGCTGCGCCATTCCGGGGCGATACCCGAGATGAAGCGTCTCCTCGATTCGGGAGCTATCGGCGAGTTGAAGGTGATTCGCTGTGTAGGCAACTGGATGGGCGGCCGATGGGCCGGTGAAGATCGGTACGAGATGCTGATCACCGAGGGGCTGGGCCCGATCGTTGACTGCGGAATCCACTACTTTGACCTCGCGCGCTGGCTCTCCAGGTCCGAGTACGCCGAGATCCACGCCAGAGGGACGTATGTCGAGGACTGGCCGAACCCTGATCACGTCATCGCAACCTGCCGTATGGAGAACGGTGTCCTGGTCCTGAACGAAAACGGTTGGGCCTACACGCACAACACCCCCTGCCACGAGGCAAACCTCCGCTACGATCTTATCGGAACGGAGGGAATGCTCAGCCAGGTGGACTGGCAGTGCTCGATCGAAGGCTGCGAGGACCGCAAGGAACTGAGCGTCTACACGAAGGGCGAGTGCCGGCGTATTCCCGTCGAGGGCAAGTCCAAGGCCTTCGATACCATGTATACCCTATTCGCTGAGAGCGTTCGCGCGGGCGAACTGCGCGGCCTGCCTTCAGGCGCCGATGGAGTCGCGGCCCTCGCGGCCGCTCTCGAGGCTCTCCGTCAGGCCAGGTAA
- the secG gene encoding preprotein translocase subunit SecG: MGFFKIILTVLQLLSAGSLVALVMLQTTKSEGLTGTIGGKMSSSFRGKPGVDEKLGLFTRYAAISFMVLTALVYYLHVKFNL; encoded by the coding sequence TTGGGTTTCTTCAAGATCATACTGACAGTTTTGCAGCTTCTGAGCGCGGGGTCGCTCGTTGCCCTGGTCATGCTGCAGACCACCAAGAGTGAGGGGCTTACCGGCACGATCGGTGGCAAGATGTCGTCCAGCTTCCGAGGAAAACCCGGAGTGGACGAGAAGCTCGGATTGTTCACAAGATACGCCGCCATCTCGTTCATGGTTCTCACGGCGCTGGTCTATTATCTCCACGTCAAGTTCAACCTGTAG
- the tatA gene encoding twin-arginine translocase TatA/TatE family subunit, with translation MIGWQEALPIVLIVVVLFGAKKLPELGKSLGQGIKEFKKSTKEIVADDADEPEKKEENESSDA, from the coding sequence ATGATTGGCTGGCAGGAAGCGTTGCCCATCGTGTTGATAGTAGTGGTTCTCTTTGGGGCCAAGAAGCTCCCTGAACTCGGCAAGTCGCTCGGACAGGGGATCAAGGAGTTCAAGAAATCTACCAAGGAGATCGTCGCAGACGATGCGGACGAGCCGGAGAAGAAAGAAGAGAACGAATCGTCCGACGCCTGA
- a CDS encoding twin-arginine translocase TatA/TatE family subunit: MGPIGTQEIIVIMLLALLVFGPRRLPEIGRTIGSTVRELKKAAREFTSSIEQMESDIKDEVASVSDDVSSVDRD; the protein is encoded by the coding sequence ATGGGACCGATCGGGACCCAGGAGATAATCGTCATAATGCTGCTCGCCCTTCTGGTGTTCGGCCCAAGGAGGCTTCCCGAAATCGGGCGGACCATCGGGAGTACCGTCAGGGAACTGAAAAAGGCCGCGCGGGAGTTCACGTCATCCATCGAGCAGATGGAGTCCGATATCAAAGATGAAGTCGCCTCGGTCTCGGACGATGTGTCATCGGTTGACAGGGACTAG
- the pfkB gene encoding 1-phosphofructokinase, translating to MILTVTLNSAVDKTYTVENFGIDRVHRPSAWRITAGGKGINVARVYNELGGEAFVTGFVGGHNGEQIIEGLLDERIEHDLVRIRGESRVCVAILDPVHRTQTELNEVGPEVSAEELEQFMAKYEALVQGKEYVVMSGSTPPGVPDGIYAEMIAVAAQYGVRAVLDSSGEPLKKGFAAHPYVAKPNVNELSAIIGRQLATVEETAEVARGLSGGEVEIVIVTLGRDGCLACSGGETLWARPPEIEFLSAVGSGDALAAAFVFVLSQGGSVEEAVRLGTAAGAANATTFGAGYCSREHVLSLAEKVEITRL from the coding sequence ATGATCCTTACCGTCACCCTGAACTCGGCCGTAGATAAGACGTACACTGTCGAGAACTTCGGGATTGACCGCGTGCACCGCCCGTCCGCCTGGCGGATCACTGCCGGCGGAAAGGGCATAAACGTCGCGCGCGTATACAATGAACTGGGCGGAGAGGCGTTCGTCACTGGCTTCGTCGGCGGTCACAACGGTGAGCAGATCATCGAAGGCCTCCTGGACGAGCGCATCGAGCACGACCTTGTGCGCATCAGGGGCGAGTCGCGGGTCTGCGTGGCGATCCTCGACCCCGTGCATAGGACGCAGACCGAACTGAACGAAGTCGGCCCTGAGGTGTCCGCCGAGGAACTCGAGCAGTTCATGGCGAAGTACGAGGCGCTCGTCCAGGGCAAGGAGTACGTGGTGATGTCCGGCAGCACCCCGCCTGGCGTCCCGGACGGCATCTACGCGGAAATGATCGCCGTCGCCGCGCAATACGGGGTCCGCGCCGTCCTCGACTCGAGCGGAGAGCCTCTCAAGAAGGGTTTCGCCGCCCACCCGTACGTCGCCAAGCCGAACGTCAACGAGCTGTCCGCCATCATCGGCCGCCAACTCGCCACCGTCGAGGAGACCGCGGAGGTCGCTCGGGGGTTGAGCGGCGGCGAAGTCGAGATAGTGATCGTGACCCTCGGGCGCGACGGGTGTCTGGCCTGCTCAGGCGGCGAGACGCTCTGGGCGCGTCCGCCTGAGATCGAATTCCTGAGCGCTGTTGGCAGCGGAGATGCTCTCGCGGCGGCCTTCGTGTTCGTTCTGTCTCAGGGCGGTTCGGTTGAGGAAGCGGTTCGCCTCGGAACCGCAGCCGGCGCCGCGAACGCGACCACGTTCGGGGCGGGATACTGCTCCCGCGAGCACGTCCTGTCTCTCGCCGAGAAGGTCGAGATAACCCGGCTCTGA
- a CDS encoding tyrosine-type recombinase/integrase, with protein sequence MNGQVVRIHASLADDMNAAVNGFMNYCRAKNLSPNTISYYRYRLQAFERFCADSPVAPENVTPERIREFLTAEAEEKSATTANHAYLTLQAFFNFLVSDGFIAENPMQRVDRVKRRRTVIETFTQEQVERILSSCGKDFVGVRDRAMILVMVDCGLRVSELCGLTMDDISWTEQTLLVVGKGDIERVVPFGQAARQALTQFMARRGALDTKTVFVSTLGQPLNRHRARDIIKARCKEAGVTGVRCSPHTFRHTCAVWYLRNGGDVFSLQKLLGHSDLTMTRRYCELSQTDVADKHRLYSPADKLTNKNTSGRKRLK encoded by the coding sequence ATGAACGGTCAGGTTGTCCGAATCCATGCCAGTCTAGCCGACGACATGAACGCCGCAGTTAACGGGTTCATGAACTACTGCCGGGCGAAGAACCTTTCGCCGAACACCATCTCCTATTACCGCTACAGGCTGCAGGCTTTCGAGCGGTTCTGCGCGGATTCTCCCGTCGCGCCCGAGAACGTCACTCCCGAGAGAATCAGGGAGTTCCTTACCGCTGAGGCCGAGGAGAAAAGCGCGACGACAGCCAATCATGCCTACCTCACGCTTCAGGCATTCTTCAACTTCCTGGTGAGCGACGGTTTCATCGCCGAGAACCCTATGCAGAGGGTGGACCGCGTGAAACGCCGCAGGACGGTCATAGAGACCTTCACTCAGGAACAGGTCGAGCGCATTCTCAGCAGTTGCGGGAAGGACTTCGTCGGCGTCAGGGACCGGGCCATGATTCTCGTCATGGTAGATTGCGGACTGCGGGTCAGCGAACTGTGCGGCTTGACGATGGACGACATCTCATGGACCGAGCAGACGCTTCTGGTGGTCGGCAAGGGTGACATCGAGCGGGTCGTGCCGTTCGGTCAGGCAGCGAGGCAGGCGTTGACTCAATTCATGGCACGGCGCGGGGCACTGGACACCAAGACGGTCTTCGTCTCGACTCTCGGGCAGCCGTTGAACCGTCACCGTGCGCGGGACATCATCAAGGCGCGATGCAAGGAAGCGGGCGTCACCGGGGTCAGATGCTCTCCGCACACCTTCAGGCACACCTGCGCGGTATGGTATCTGCGGAACGGCGGGGACGTGTTCTCCCTGCAGAAGCTACTGGGTCACAGCGACCTGACCATGACGCGGCGATACTGCGAACTGTCTCAGACCGATGTGGCAGATAAGCACCGGCTCTACTCGCCTGCGGACAAGCTGACGAACAAGAACACGTCGGGAAGGAAGCGGTTGAAGTGA